In the Salmo trutta chromosome 33, fSalTru1.1, whole genome shotgun sequence genome, one interval contains:
- the LOC115172812 gene encoding ADP-dependent glucokinase, whose amino-acid sequence MERGSGFSFMKYGTAASLAMVLLAYWFRPPGESRLDDRLDTVLSSLLRAESKVGINNARPRVAIGLGGCVDILVDGVRLLKKIGLPPTDQPLHHDYIENADQLAQSFAYFFVPGAAAERFVMNNTLFSQLVETSRELPGNRWSIGGNAPVMAGRMATEGCDVLLGGSFSPDFADVLSQHITVAGNVVDEPDIHLILEYPSGATWGQYTARRANRYIVHSDDHNPYLASLEDFEDKLQDFHPDLLVMGGLQMMDSFPFQQGERENLLSRLGNLLSSSSPRTGVHFEMASFVDEGLMGDLLRLVLPHADSLGMNEQELPNLLSLLRGSNVTVLSDPNPRVATVLDQMRELYRLVNQRYRHANEDSGVDANAASAKGRLLSRLHVHTLAFQAMIVTRGSQWKNTMSAVAKASLTANRHVCGSPDIDPSKARLIMDESFSVSRQEGSQRIPLEETRPVSCWDEDDYEICVAPNLVCTDVYQTAGGGDNISAAGLVLQI is encoded by the exons ATGGAGCGAGGAAGCGGGTTTTCGTTCATGAAGTATGGGACGGCAGCGTCTCTTGCGATGGTTCTGCTGGCGTACTGGTTCCGACCTCCCGGGGAGTCAAGGCTGGATGACCGGCTGGACACGGTGCTGTCCTCCCTGCTGCGGGCTGAAAGCAAAGTGGGGATTAACAACGCCAGACCCAGGGTGGCGATAG GTTTAGGGGGTTGTGTAGACATCCTCGTGGACGGGGTGAGGTTGCTGAAGAAGATCGGCCTGCCACCTACAGACCAGCCTCTCCATCATGACTACATAGAGAACGCTGATCAGCTGGCACAGAGCTTCGCTTACTTCTTTGTCCCGGGAGCCGCTGCAGA GCGGTTTGTGATGAACAACACCCTGTTCAGTCAGCTGGTGGAGACATCTCGTGAGTTGCCCGGCAACCGCTGGTCCATAGGTGGCAACGCCCCAGTGATGGCTGGTCGAATGGCAACCGAGGGCTGCGACGTGTTGCTAGGGGGGAGCTTTAGCCCAGACTTCGCTGATGTACTGTCCCAGCATATCAcag TTGCAGGTAATGTGGTGGACGAGCCTGATATCCATCTGATCCTGGAGTACCCATCTGGAGCCACCTGGGGCCAGTACACCGCCCGCAGGGCCAACAG gtacaTAGTCCACAGTGATGACCATAACCCATACCTAGCGTCACTGGAGGACTTTGAGGATAAGCTGCAGGACTTCCATCCTGACCTGCTAGTGATGGGCGGGCTCCAAATGATGGACAGCTTCCCCTTCCAACAAG GTGAGAGGGAAAACCTGCTCTCTCGGCTTGgcaatctcctctcctcctcctcccctcggACGGGCGTCCATTTTGAGATGGCCAGCTTCGTGGATGAGGGTCTAATGGGGGACCTGCTGCGTCTGGTCCTGCCCCACGCCGACTCCCTGGGGATGAACGAGCAGGAGCTGCCCAACCTGCTCAGCCTTTTGAGGGGCTCTAACGTCACCGTACTCTCTGACCCTAACCCCCGCGTTGCTACCGTCCTCGACCAGATGAGGGAGCTCTACCGCCTGGTCAACCAGCGCTACCGCCATGCTAATGAGGATAGCGGCGTAGACGCTAATGCAGCTAGCGCTAAAGGCCGGCTGCTGTCCAGGCTCCACGTGCACACGTTGGCGTTCCAGGCCATGATCGTGACGCGTGGCTCCCAGTGGAAGAACACCATGTCGGCCGTGGCCAAGGCCTCGCTTACTGCCAACCGCCACGTGTGCGGCTCGCCGGACATCGACCCCAGCAAGGCGCGGCTCATCATGGACGAGTCATTCTCTGTGAGCCGGCAGGAGGGCAGCCAGCGGATCCCTCTAGAGGAGACCAGGCCTGTCAGCTGCTGGGACGAGGATGACTATGAGATCTGTGTGGCGCCCAACCTAGTGTGCACAGATGTTTACCAGACTGCAGGGGGAGGGGACAACATCTCTGCCGCAGGACTGGTGCTGCAGATCTGA